In the genome of Afipia felis ATCC 53690, the window GCATCGATATCACGCCGCCACTGCGCCAAGGCTTCGAGACGCTCGGTACGCGGGCCGTCGGAATCGGCGATGTCGTCCACCTTGCGGCAGAAGCTGTAGATGTGGAACATCGCCTCGCGCTGTGCGGGCGGCATGATGCGCATCGCAGCGTAGAACGAACTGCCGGAAGCCGTCTGGGCCGGTGAGGTATCGACGTCGGTCATGGTCAGATCATGCGCCCGTGGACAGCCGCGGTATTGATTTCACGCCGGCCGCGCGGCGGCCGATTTCCAGCCCCGATGCAATCGAAGCAAGCATCAGCATCGAAAGCTTCGACAGATGCACGTTCTCGCTGAGCGGATCGCGCGTCTTCAGAAGATTGACGATCTTTCGCGCAAAGGTGTCGATCACGGAAATCTCCATGCCGAGCCGCACATCCTTCACCTGCGAGGAGAACGATGCGCACTGCATCAGAAGCGCCTCGTTACGCTCGGCGAGCGACTTCAGGCAGGCGTGTAACGCGGGCGATGCCTTAACCGCGCCGAGATCTTCGACCGCAGCACCCGCGACTGCGAGCGCATCGAGCGGCACATAAACGCGGTTGAGATCGCGATAATCCTTGCGGCAATCCTGCAGGTGGTTGTTGATCTGCAACGCGGCGCACAGCGCATCGTTCGCAGGCCAGGTCGCGCGGTCCTCGCCGTGCACGTCGAGCATGAAGCGACCGACCGGCATCGCCGAGAAGCTGCAATAATGAATGAGGTCGTCCCAATTGTCGTAGCGCAGCTTGGTGACGTCCATGCGAAACGCAGTAAGCAGATCCTGCGCGTGGCGTGGCGACATTCCGCGCTCCGCAAACGCATGGCGCAGCGCCACCGCCTCTGCTTGCGAATTGCCGTTGCCGAGCAGTTCGGCTTCAAGACGATCGAGCTGATCGAGCTTCTCCTGCGCTGGCAGGCTGATGTGATCAGCGATGTCGTCGGCCGTACGCACGAAGTTGTAGAATGCAAAGATCAGCGCGCGATGGCGCGGATGGATTAGCTTTGAGGCAACGGGGAAATTTTCGTCCTTGTGTCCCTTGCCCGAGCGCAATTCGCCGGCAGTGGTCATGACTGACGTCCCTTTCGCGGCATCGCCGGGCGGCGTGCAGAAATGGACAAAGAATGGGCGAACGAATTCGTCACGGCGACCTAAGGCACTGTTTTCATTAGAGAAAGAGCGGCATTGCCGCTAAGACAAGCCATATTACCCCACCCTGCCGGGGAATGCGAGGGGGCCTAAAAGACTGAAAATGCGGCCTATTCCGCCGCCTGCGGCAGCGGCTCGCCGGGCTTGTCGGAATAATAGGACGCGGTCTGGCGGCCGCTCGACGCACCACGCGCGAACGTAATCAGATGATGCGCGACAAGGCTGCAACTGATGAAGCGCTCGACATCGCCCGCCTTCAGGCGCGGCCAGGCGAACTTCCAGAATTCGCGGCGATAGTCGCCGCGCACGCCCGCGTGCCAGATGATCTTCGCCATCATGGTAAGGCCGCGTTTGATGTTCGCGGTTGTAAGGCGCTGCTTGGTCGGCGGCGGATGGATGCGGTTCGGATAGGTGTGCTCGATCTGATGCTGGAAGCGCGCGAACATCTTCTCCGGCGTGTAGGCGCGGCCCATGCAGTCACGCCATGTCTCCACGACCTGTTCGTAAGGTAGCAGGAAATCGACATTGGAATCGCGATCGGTGTTCTCGATGAGGCGGCCCGCGCGCGCGAGGCGGTCCCATAGCGGCGTCTTCGGCAGCGCCTGCAGTAGATTGATGGTGAGCAGTGGAATTTGCGATTGGTCGATGAAGTCGAGAATCCCCTCGCCCGATTCATCCGTATCGGTGTCGAGGCCGAGGATGATGCCGGACACCACTTCAAGTCCGTAGCTGTTGAGCGTCTTCACACCCTCCAGAATCGGCACCATCATGTTGTGCTCTTTCGACATCGCCTTTAACGCGTTCGGATCCGGCGTCTCGATGCCGCAGAACACCGTGAGGAAGAACGCGTCGTGCATCAGTTGCAGGATTTCCGGCCGCTTGGCGATGTTCAGCGTCGCCTCGCAGGCGAACTGTACTGCATAGCCATTGCGCTCCTGCCATTCGACGAGATGCGGCAGCAACTCCAGCACAGCGCGGCGATTGCCGATGAAATTGTCGTCGACAAAATAGACCGCGCCGGAGAGCCCGTTCGCCACCATTTTGTCGAGCTCGGCCGTCACCTGCTGCGGCGATTTCAGGCGCGGGTTGCGGCCGTACAGCCCCGGAATGTCGCAGAATTCGCATTGATACGGGCAGCCGCTGGAAAACTGGATGCTGCCGAGAAAGTATTTCCGCAACGGAATGAGCTCGTAGGCGGGCAGCGGAAACTCCACCATTGCAAGACGCTCATGCGTCGTCAGCACCATCTGCTTCTGCGGCCGCGACACATCGCCCGCAAGGCGCTTGAACAGATCGTCCGTCGCATCGCCCAGTTCGCCGATGTGCAGATAATCGAACTCCGGATAGTAATCGGGACATGCGCTCACCGAAGGCCCGCCAAGCGCAGTGACGCGACCGTAGCGATGTGCGCGACGGCAGATGTCGTTGATCTGCTTGCGCTGGATATGCATGCCGGACACGAACACCACTTCCGCCCACTCGAAATCATCCACTGTGGCGGCGCGGATGTTCTCGTCGATAAAGCGTACGCTCCAGCCATCCGGCAGCGCGGCCGCGATCAGCAGCAGGCCCTGCGGCGGCATAAAAGCCTTCACGCCGTCCGTCAGCGGATAGGCATATTCAAACGTGCCGAATGACGGCGAGTATTTCGGAAAAACGCAAAGAATGCGGCGCGGCGCGAGCCCGGTCTGCTTTTTCATGCGTAAAGTCCGCCTTCCCGATTCACCTTACGAACCCGCCATAGCTTTTCGGTGACAATGGGGCAGCGCATGTCCGCCCGCCACAGCGTCCATTTTGCCCTTGCGAGACGGCTTAAGCCGCTTACCCTGACCTGCATGATTTCCTATATGGTAGGCACCGGCAGCCTTGCCGGGACAGGATACAACGCATGACCGAGCCGACAGTTTCAGCCCATCGTCAGATCTGGCGCGAAAGCGGCCTCACCGAAGGTGCACGCATCGTTCCGGAGGAAACCGCGCTCGCGATGTCCTACAACGCGGGCACCCATGCGGTGATGATGGGCACGCCGCAGGATCTGGAGGATTTCGCGATCGGCTTCAGCCTGACGGAAGGGATCATCGAGAGCGCCGACGGAATCGAATCTCTCGAGATCGTCCCCCAGGACGAAGGCATCGAACTGCGGATGTGGCTGAAGCCGGACAGTGCAACTCGGCTCGGCGAACGCCGCCGCCACATTGCGGGCCCGACTGGCTGCGGATTGTGCGGCATCGATTCCATCGCCGAGGCGATGAAGCCTGTCGCCATCGTCGGCAAAGGCATCACCGTGACGCCCGCGCAGATCATGGCCGCCATGCAGGCGCTTTATCCGCTGCAGAAGCTCAACACGCTGACCCGCGCCGTCCACGCCGCAGCTTTCTGGGAACCGGAGCACGGCATTCTGGAGTGCCGCGAGGATGTCGGTCGCCACAACGCACTCGACAAGCTCGGCGGCGCGCTCGCGCGCAGAAAGATCGATGCGAATCGTGGCGCTGTGCTGCTGACGAGCCGCGTCTCGGTCGAAATGGTGCAGAAAACCGCCTCCATCGGCGCGTCGCTGATCGTCTCGGTGTCCGCACCGACCGCGCTTGCGATCCGCATGGCGGAGCGGGCCGGAATCACACTGTGCGCCATCGCGAGGTCCGATGGCTTCGAGATTTTCACGCATCCGAATCGGGTCGCGGCGAACGAGGCTGTCGGCGTCGCCTGACAGTTTCATCGCCAGTCGCGCCTTTTCCCCTGCCCGGCTTGCCATTATAAGACCGCGATGTCCTACAAAGTCGCCGCGTTCTATCAGTTCACCCCGCTGCCGGATTTCGAGAGCCTGCGCGAGCCGCTACGCAACATGTGCGTGGCGCTCGACATCAAGGGCATCATCCTGCTCGCCGCCGAGGGCATCAACGGTACCGTCGCAGGCAACGCCGTCAACATCGACGCCCTGATGAAGCAGATCCAGCACGGCGCGCTGTTCGGCGGACGGGCCAGCAATCTCGAGCTGAAATTCTCGACCGCATCAGAGATGCCGTTCAACCGGATGAAGGTTCGGCTGAAGAAGGAAATCGTCACCATCAAGGACAACGCCACCGACCCCACAAGGCAGGTCGGCACCTATATCGACGCGACCGACTGGAACGAACTGATCGCGCGCCCGGGCATGGTGCTGGTCGACACCCGCAACGATTTCGAGGTCGAGATGGGCACCTTCGAGGGCGCGGTCGATCCGCAGATCAAGAGCTTCAGCGAGTTCAAGGATTTCGCTGATCGTACGCTCGATCCCGCGCGTGACACCGAGATCGCGATGTTCTGCACCGGCGGCATCCGCTGCGAGAAAGCCAGTTCCTATCTGCTATCGCGCGGCTTCAAGAACGTCTTCCACCTCAAGGGCGGCATCCTGAGATATCTCGAAACCATCCCCGAAGGCGAAAGCCGCTGGAAGGGCGATTGCTTCGTGTTCGACCAGCGCGTCGCGCTCGGCCACGGCCTGGCCGAACGCGCGGTGCGATCGGAGGGTGAAGACGATGAGTAACGCAGCCGAGCTGGCGGGCCGTATCGAAGCGCTGGAAATCCAGATCGCGCATCAAGATGCGGCCATCGAGGCGCTCAACCAGGTCATCACTTCGCAGTGGAAGCAGATCGACGTCCTCACGCGTGAGATGACGCGGCTGACTGATCGCGTTGCAGCCGCCGAGCAAAGCATTCCGGCATCGCCGGGCAGCGAACCGCCGCCGCCACACTACTAAATCTTGCTTCAGATCATCGGCAAATGGCTCGGCTCCCGCCCGCGCGGGAAGGCCTTGTCGATCTGCGCGATCTCCGCAGCCGTGAGCGTCAAGCCGCCGGCAGCTGCATTGTCTGCCGCATGCGCGACCGACGACGCCTTCGGGATCGTCACCACCGCAGGCCCGCGAGCGAGAAACGCCAGCGCGACCTGACGCGGCGTCGCACCATGTGCGTCGGCGATCTGCTCCAACACCTCGCCGCCTTCCGAGCGCGCGGACGGAAAATCATTGTGCCCGAACGGCGAATAAGCCGTCACCGTGACGCCATGCGCCGCGCACCACGGGATCACCGAATGTTCGATCGCGCGCTCCTTCAGATGATAGAGCACCTGATTGCAGGCGATGTTGCCCTTCCCAGCGATGTCGTAAATTTCCTGCAGATCGTCCGCATCGAAATTGCTGACGCCCCATGAGCGAATCTTGCCGTCCTTCTTGAGTTGCTCGAAGGCGCTGACGGTATCTTCCAGATCGTAACCGCCA includes:
- a CDS encoding B12-binding domain-containing radical SAM protein → MKKQTGLAPRRILCVFPKYSPSFGTFEYAYPLTDGVKAFMPPQGLLLIAAALPDGWSVRFIDENIRAATVDDFEWAEVVFVSGMHIQRKQINDICRRAHRYGRVTALGGPSVSACPDYYPEFDYLHIGELGDATDDLFKRLAGDVSRPQKQMVLTTHERLAMVEFPLPAYELIPLRKYFLGSIQFSSGCPYQCEFCDIPGLYGRNPRLKSPQQVTAELDKMVANGLSGAVYFVDDNFIGNRRAVLELLPHLVEWQERNGYAVQFACEATLNIAKRPEILQLMHDAFFLTVFCGIETPDPNALKAMSKEHNMMVPILEGVKTLNSYGLEVVSGIILGLDTDTDESGEGILDFIDQSQIPLLTINLLQALPKTPLWDRLARAGRLIENTDRDSNVDFLLPYEQVVETWRDCMGRAYTPEKMFARFQHQIEHTYPNRIHPPPTKQRLTTANIKRGLTMMAKIIWHAGVRGDYRREFWKFAWPRLKAGDVERFISCSLVAHHLITFARGASSGRQTASYYSDKPGEPLPQAAE
- the hpnC gene encoding squalene synthase HpnC, whose product is MTTAGELRSGKGHKDENFPVASKLIHPRHRALIFAFYNFVRTADDIADHISLPAQEKLDQLDRLEAELLGNGNSQAEAVALRHAFAERGMSPRHAQDLLTAFRMDVTKLRYDNWDDLIHYCSFSAMPVGRFMLDVHGEDRATWPANDALCAALQINNHLQDCRKDYRDLNRVYVPLDALAVAGAAVEDLGAVKASPALHACLKSLAERNEALLMQCASFSSQVKDVRLGMEISVIDTFARKIVNLLKTRDPLSENVHLSKLSMLMLASIASGLEIGRRAAGVKSIPRLSTGA
- a CDS encoding SlyX family protein, giving the protein MSNAAELAGRIEALEIQIAHQDAAIEALNQVITSQWKQIDVLTREMTRLTDRVAAAEQSIPASPGSEPPPPHY
- the fdhD gene encoding formate dehydrogenase accessory sulfurtransferase FdhD; this translates as MTEPTVSAHRQIWRESGLTEGARIVPEETALAMSYNAGTHAVMMGTPQDLEDFAIGFSLTEGIIESADGIESLEIVPQDEGIELRMWLKPDSATRLGERRRHIAGPTGCGLCGIDSIAEAMKPVAIVGKGITVTPAQIMAAMQALYPLQKLNTLTRAVHAAAFWEPEHGILECREDVGRHNALDKLGGALARRKIDANRGAVLLTSRVSVEMVQKTASIGASLIVSVSAPTALAIRMAERAGITLCAIARSDGFEIFTHPNRVAANEAVGVA
- a CDS encoding rhodanese-related sulfurtransferase yields the protein MSYKVAAFYQFTPLPDFESLREPLRNMCVALDIKGIILLAAEGINGTVAGNAVNIDALMKQIQHGALFGGRASNLELKFSTASEMPFNRMKVRLKKEIVTIKDNATDPTRQVGTYIDATDWNELIARPGMVLVDTRNDFEVEMGTFEGAVDPQIKSFSEFKDFADRTLDPARDTEIAMFCTGGIRCEKASSYLLSRGFKNVFHLKGGILRYLETIPEGESRWKGDCFVFDQRVALGHGLAERAVRSEGEDDE
- a CDS encoding aldo/keto reductase → MTNTLKMHKKAWGTTGTQVSVIGQGTWYIDRGNHAAAVATLQQGLDLGMTHIDTAEMYDDAELVVADAIKGRRDEVFLVSKVLPSNASRAGTIKAAERSLARMRTDRMDCYLLHWRGGYDLEDTVSAFEQLKKDGKIRSWGVSNFDADDLQEIYDIAGKGNIACNQVLYHLKERAIEHSVIPWCAAHGVTVTAYSPFGHNDFPSARSEGGEVLEQIADAHGATPRQVALAFLARGPAVVTIPKASSVAHAADNAAAGGLTLTAAEIAQIDKAFPRGREPSHLPMI